The following proteins are encoded in a genomic region of Natronorubrum halophilum:
- a CDS encoding MATE family efflux transporter, whose amino-acid sequence MTGRQAAVELLATALERLGIIDAERFRPTVDLAWPRIVTGFAIMSKQTADLAMVGIAVGIAGTAGLAYALAFWEIVTMLGLGLAGGTVSLVSQNYGGEETERASLVVKQSILLVVVLAVPVVAVFLCFADSLIGLLGAEDASLEHGATYLTFVAPAVLFEMLNLIASRTYTGVGDTFTEMIARAGGAALNIVLSGLLIFGLEMGVAGAAIGTTVSTGFVTVVLAWGMIGRSYGALGMEPSPVPVTASGSWLEPSLMRQVIEISAPEIGRRLAQGIVVFPLLWIAATFGPVVVTALEVGRRVRGLINSINWGLSLASSSLVGQHLGSNDEAEAGAYGAAIIRLSIVLYAGLAVVVVVFAEPIASLFVTGPEEAAQAATFVAVGAISSISYGIDGAAAGALLGAGDTRLPFVASLVGRYGFALPAAALGLVTPLGIGALYLALLLETTVPAGVNYWLFRRGRWKAVSRRYRPSSEAS is encoded by the coding sequence ATGACGGGCCGGCAGGCGGCAGTCGAGTTGCTCGCGACGGCGCTCGAGCGCCTCGGAATTATCGACGCCGAGCGGTTCCGCCCGACTGTGGATCTGGCGTGGCCCCGGATCGTGACCGGCTTCGCGATCATGTCCAAGCAGACGGCGGACCTCGCGATGGTCGGGATCGCCGTCGGGATAGCGGGGACCGCGGGGCTGGCGTACGCGCTCGCGTTCTGGGAGATCGTGACGATGCTGGGGCTGGGACTCGCGGGCGGCACCGTGAGCCTCGTCTCGCAAAATTACGGCGGGGAGGAGACCGAACGCGCCTCGCTCGTCGTGAAACAGAGCATCCTGCTCGTGGTAGTACTCGCAGTGCCGGTCGTCGCCGTATTTCTCTGCTTCGCCGACTCGCTGATCGGCCTCTTGGGGGCCGAGGATGCGTCGCTCGAGCACGGGGCCACCTACCTCACGTTCGTCGCGCCGGCCGTCCTGTTCGAGATGCTGAACCTGATCGCCAGTCGAACCTACACGGGTGTCGGCGACACGTTCACGGAGATGATCGCCCGCGCGGGAGGTGCCGCGCTCAACATCGTCCTCAGCGGCCTCCTCATCTTCGGCCTCGAGATGGGCGTCGCCGGAGCGGCGATCGGTACGACCGTTTCGACGGGGTTCGTGACGGTCGTCCTCGCCTGGGGAATGATCGGCCGATCCTACGGCGCGCTCGGCATGGAACCCAGCCCGGTTCCCGTGACCGCATCGGGGTCGTGGCTCGAGCCGTCGCTAATGAGGCAGGTGATCGAGATCTCCGCGCCGGAGATCGGCCGGCGGCTCGCGCAGGGAATCGTCGTCTTCCCGCTGCTGTGGATCGCCGCCACGTTCGGCCCGGTGGTCGTCACGGCGCTCGAGGTCGGCCGTCGGGTGCGGGGCTTGATCAACAGCATCAACTGGGGGCTCTCGCTGGCCTCGAGTTCGCTCGTCGGCCAGCACCTCGGGTCGAACGACGAGGCGGAGGCGGGCGCCTACGGTGCGGCGATTATTCGGCTCTCGATCGTGTTGTACGCCGGACTGGCCGTGGTGGTCGTCGTCTTCGCGGAACCGATCGCGAGCCTGTTCGTCACGGGTCCCGAGGAGGCCGCACAGGCGGCGACGTTCGTCGCCGTCGGCGCGATCAGTTCGATCAGCTACGGTATCGACGGGGCCGCAGCGGGCGCGCTTTTGGGTGCCGGCGACACCCGGTTACCGTTCGTCGCCTCCCTGGTCGGCCGGTACGGCTTCGCGCTCCCGGCGGCCGCGCTCGGATTAGTCACGCCGCTCGGGATCGGAGCGCTCTACCTCGCCTTGTTGCTCGAGACGACCGTGCCGGCCGGAGTTAACTACTGGCTGTTCCGACGCGGCCGCTGGAAGGCCGTGAGTCGTCGGTATCGGCCGTCGTCAGAGGCGAGTTGA